In the Hylaeus volcanicus isolate JK05 chromosome 1, UHH_iyHylVolc1.0_haploid, whole genome shotgun sequence genome, one interval contains:
- the LOC128884997 gene encoding gem-associated protein 2: MTNWLRKPAFVVGEIDDDINLSLPSTSGEEYLKRVIIEAQQCADIVVADVDQKCFKTPTIDIEPLSGCMEAPSWLGCTLDWQHCQMSDFSNVRLYISQLKNEIQMSKREWRPPQLDLPSIDEQEDWIKFCLGHFEGKTRIVPTLNVIFCLNQPMVEQILEYLVEHIEIQKKIEYELGQWIYALLVVLEVPLTPNVCSCLRSLARTCSIIRAHSKTLEVHEIGALNLFICLVARYFRQLDMADP; the protein is encoded by the exons ATGACTAACTGGTTGAGAAAGCCTGCTTTCGTAGTTGGAGAAATCGATGACGATATTAACCTCTCTTTGCCATCAACTTCTGGAGAAGAATACTTGAAAAGAGTGAT AATAGAAGCGCAGCAATGCGCAGATATTGTAGTAGCTGACGTCGATCAGAAGTGTTTCAAAACACCAACAATTGATATTGAACCT TTATCAGGATGCATGGAGGCACCATCATGGCTTGGCTGTACACTTGATTGGCAGCATTGCCAAATGTCAGATTTTTCCAATGTCAGACTGTACATAAGCCAATTGAAGAATGAAATTCAGATGTCAAAGCGTGAATGGAGACCACCGCAATTAGATCTG CCAAGTATAGATGAACAAGAAGATTggatcaaattttgtttgggTCATTTCGAAGGGAAGACAAGGATTGTTCCTACATTAAATgtcattttctgtttaaatcaACCAATGGTAGAACAAATATTAGAGTATTTGGTGGAACATATcgagatacaaaaaaaaatagaatatgaaTTGGGCCAATGGATATATGCATTACTGGTTGTTCTAGAAGTACCTTTAACTCCGAATGTGTGTTCCTGTTTACGTTCCTTGGCAAGGACATGCTCGATCATTCGAGCCCATTCG aaaacgttGGAAGTACACGAAATTGGGgcattgaatttatttatatgtctAGTTGCAAGATACTTTCGACAACTAGACATGGCTGATCCTTAA
- the LOC128884989 gene encoding B-cell receptor CD22-like, translating into MTIVMDWRLGLLLTCLVVVDTEALRMLELVVPQYVVRNQNIRLECNFNLDGETLYSVKWYKDGNEFYRYVPQDRPPVLVFELPGVKANIHNSTESSVVLHSVNLMSSGRYRCEVSAEAPSFQTVSDHSDMVVVALPEDGPIINGRPGRLRYQVGDVVRFNCTSAKSKPPAILTWYINGDPVVDDTQYLRGPHITEVDREGLQTAVLGLEFRLRTKHFKRGDLKIKCLAKIETVYWKSNELSIEGERPLKMPVMESRETRAQGHTHAEHILGGSGSSTLAPCILPMMTSLLILR; encoded by the exons ACACGGAAGCCCTGAGGATGCTGGAGCTGGTGGTCCCCCAATACGTGGTCCGCAACCAGAATATTAGACTGGAGTGTAACTTCAATTTGGATGGCGAGACACTCTACTCCGTGAAATGGTACAAAGATGGGAACGAGTTCTACCGATACGTGCCACAGGACAGACCGCCGGTGCTCGTCTTTGAGCTGCCAGGTGTTAAGGCGAAT ATTCACAATTCGACCGAGAGCTCGGTCGTCCTCCATTCCGTGAACTTAATGAGCTCCGGAAGATACAGATGCGAGGTGTCAGCCGAGGCGCCGTCGTTCCAAACGGTATCCGATCACTCGGATATGGTGGTAGTGG CTCTGCCGGAAGACGGGCCCATTATCAACGGGAGGCCAGGAAGGCTCCGTTATCAAGTCGGTGACGTGGTGCGGTTCAATTGCACTTCGGCCAAGTCGAAACCACCTGCCATACTCACCTGGTACATCAACGGAGATCCTGTA GTCGACGACACACAATACTTGAGAGGACCTCACATCACCGAGGTGGATCGCGAGGGTCTGCAGACGGCCGTGCTCGGCCTGGAGTTCCGTCTGCGTACGAAGCACTTCAAAAGGGGAGACTTGAAGATCAAATGCCTGGCGAAGATAGAGACCGTATATTGGAAATCGAACGAGCTCAGCATAGAGGGTGAAAGGCCCCTGAAGATGCCGGTAATGGAGAGCAGGGAGACAAGGGCGCAAGGCCACACGCACGCGGAGCATATCTTAGGAG GTAGTGGAAGCAGCACATTGGCACCTTGCATCTTACCGATGATGACGAGTTTATTGATTCTACGATAA
- the LOC128885006 gene encoding ubiquitin-like protein 4A-A, protein MKVIVKKLKGKECVVDITPSDTVLQLKHKVSDLLGINVPQQKLLLAGKTLADENPLSFYPGIKDGIKLNLLVVKKAEEGSTEGKATHRKSGTDILRDEMSRVLRHYYTEPEIELIVNELIKDLKYKVNSLSFDDLERLATALLQDQENLA, encoded by the exons ATGAAAGTTATCGTGAAGAAACTTAAAGGGAAAGAATGTGTTGTTGAC ATTACGCCTTCGGATACAGTTCTACAGTTAAAGCACAAAGTTAGCGACCTATTGGGCATAAACGTTCCTCAGCAGAAACTTCTGCTCGCAGGGAAAACATTAGCTG ATGAAAACCCTTTAAGCTTTTATCCAGGAATCAAAGATGGGATCAAGTTAAATCTTTTGGTCGTTAAGAAAGCTGAGGAAGGGTCTACAGAGGGAAAGGCAACACATCGTAAATCAGGCACGGATATTCTACGAGACGAGATGTCTAGAGTTCTGAGGCATTATTACACAGAGCCTGAGATAGAGTTGATAGTTAATGAATTGATCAAAGATctgaaatataaagtaaatagcCTTAGTTTCGATGACTTAGAACGATTAGCAACAGCATTACTTCAAGACCAAGAAAATTTAGCTTAA
- the LOC128884979 gene encoding ribonuclease H2 subunit A has product MEKNKDTVDNVIEIKSEVNANNIQEDTRITCREDLIPYFEAWDNNVNKVHLSEVPQICKDEPCQLGIDEAGRGPVLGPMVYGVSYAPLSQKQLLVDLGCADSKTLTEEKRDAIFDKICKHNDTMGWAVEVISPNIIANSMYRRCKTSLNEVSMVSAIDLAKQVIEAGAWIKEIYVDTVGPPEKYQARLEQIFPGLKIVVAKKADSTYPIVSAASICAKVSRDHAISSWQFLEGSIKGGYASGYPNDPETKKWLSENVDPVFGFPRIVRFSWSTAEKILNSQALSVEWEEVEEEGETGEQKISNFFARSPARSCQPQKKRHAFFTERCLFSTSTL; this is encoded by the exons ATGGAAAAGAATAAGGATACAGTAGATAAcgttatcgaaattaaatcaGAAGTGAATGCTAATAATATACAAGAAGATACTCGAATTACCTGCAGAGAGGACCTGATTCCGTACTTCGAAGCCTGGGATAACAACGTTAATAAAGTTCATTTATCGGAG GTACCGCAAATATGCAAAGACGAGCCGTGCCAGCTCGGCATCGATGAGGCTGGGCGTGGGCCAGTTTTGGGACCCATGGTTTATGGAGTTTCTTACGCTCCGTTGTCGCAGAAGCAACTTCTCGTAGACCTGGGCTGCGCAGATTCCAAGACCTTGACCGAGGAGAAAAGAGACGCGATTTTTGACAAAATTTGCAAACACAATGATACAATGGGTTGGGCCGTGGAAGTGATATCGCCTAACATTATCGCGAATAGCATGTATCGTCGCTGCAAAACATCCTTGAATGAGGTGTCAATGGTCTCCGCGATCGACTTAGCTAAACAAGTGATCGAGGCTGGCGCGTGGATCAAGGAGATCTATGTGGACACGGTAGGCCCGCCAGAAAAGTATCAAGCCAGGCTAGAGCAGATTTTTCCGGGTCTGAAGATAGTCGTTGCAAAGAAGGCTGATTCCACGTATCCTATTGTCAGTGCGGCCAGTATCTGCGCCAAAGTCTCCCGTGATCACGCAATATCATCTTGGCAATTCCTCGAAGGCTCGATCAAAGGGGGATACGCAAGTGGATATCCAAACGATCCAGAGACGAAGAAGTGGTTGTCGGAGAACGTGGACCCTGTATTCGGGTTCCCGCGTATTGTCAGATTCAGCTGGTCTACCGCCGAGAAGATCCTGAATTCGCAGGCCCTGTCAGTAGAGTGGGAAGAAgtggaagaagaaggagaaaccGGAGAGCAAAAGATCTCCAACTTCTTCGCCAGATCGCCTGCCAGGTCTTGCCAGCCTCAGAAAAAGCGGCACGCGTTCTTTACCGAGAGATGTCTCTTCAGTACTTCTACTTTATGA